Below is a genomic region from Miscanthus floridulus cultivar M001 chromosome 1, ASM1932011v1, whole genome shotgun sequence.
gggaagtaatctgtgttaccatcgtttgttcgaacattagtcacaacattgttgtacatgtccttgatgagggccacttactttgatgggactttatgtttgtccaaagaccaccacataacatttcttggtatcttgtcataagccttctccaagtcaatgaaaataaAGTGGatgtccttcttctgctctctaaaccgctccataacctgtcttattaagaagattgcttctgtgattgatctttcgggcatgaaaccaaattggtttgttgatatctgcgtcgttcctcgcaggTGCTGCTCGATGattctctcccataacttcatagtgtggctcatcaacttaattctccgataattagtacaactttggatatctctcttgttcttgtagattggtacacATATGCTTCTTCttcactcctcaggcatcttgttcgatcgaaagatattgttgaacattttggttagccatactatagctatatgcccgagacatctccacaccttgattgggataccatcagggcccatcgctttgtcccctttcatcattttcaaggcttctcttacctccgattcttgaatcctccgtaCAAAGCGCctattagtgtcatcaaacgagtcgtccagctgaacggtggtgttctcgttctcaccattgaataatttatcaaaatactcttgtcatctatgtctgatctcatcctccttcaccaagagttgCTCCCTCTCaccctttatgcacttgacttagTTGAAGCCCCTTGTCTTCCTATcacgagccctagccatcctataaatgtccttctctccttccttcgtactcaaacatcggtaaaggtcctcataggccagCTCCTTTTCCTCACTCACcactcgttttgcagtcttctttgccacctggtacttctctatgttgtttgcacaccagtcatgatacaagcgcttatagcactccttttccttaatagccttttgcacatcttcattccaccaccaagtgtctttcgagtcgtatccgctccctttggtcactccaagcacctctgaagcaaccttccgaacgcatgttgccatcttctgctacatgctgtttgcatcgccttcatcattccaagggccctcttcaatgaccttttccttaaagacctttgatgcctccccttctaattttcaccacttcgttctagcaaccctagcttgtttgttcccacgagcttgcactAGAAAGCGGAAGTCAaccaccaccagcttgtgttgagcgaccacacattctccaagtatcaccttacagtccacgcatgttcgtttatccctccttcttataaggacaaagtcgatttgattagagtactggccgctactaaaggtTACTAAATGGGACTGCCTCTTacggaagaaagtgttagctatcatcagatcagaagctatggcgaagtctaagacttTCTCTCCCTCttggttcctactaccatatccgaaacccccatgaaccgtctcgaaacctgcacttgatgtacctacatggctattaagatcacctcctataaagagcttctcgctactagggacaactctaaccaagcgatctaagtcttcccagaaaagccgcttagcactctcattatagcctacttggggggcatacgcactaattacgtttaagaccatatcactaatgacaagtttaactaagatgatcctatccccttgccttctcacctccaccacaccatccttgaggctcttatcaatcaaaactcctactatatttttatttgaagttatccctgtgtaccagagcttgaagccggtattgtccacctccttcgccttttgccccttccatttagtctcttggacgtATAAGATATTTACAGGCCTTCTAACCgctgtgtccactaactctcttaacttgactgtaagggaccctacattccagctacctaaacggatcctagttagctcgactagcttccttacccttcgcacccgccgaggtagatgtgaagacccttgctcattttgcaccacacctgggcgccgatgtggcgcgccactaaggatgcgacgacccgatccttactcacttgacaccgtgtccagatcgcgacacggtgcgtcacgggggtgacgacccggcccttgctcatttaacaccatacccgggttccaacatggcgcgtcgctaagagggttacgccccaaacATTCAGCTTGTTATTTTAATTTAATTTATGTGTTCCATGACATTGTTGTTAGAAAATCTCCTTTGGACCTATGTAATCTGCAGTAACATTCAGGTTGTTCTTTGAAATTAGTTTACACAGAGTACATGGATGATATTCTTTTTATCATGCCTGAAAATATTACTAACAAAGGTTATCCACAGGAGCTACACATGTTCACCAGGAAGACACCACAGTAGAAGAAAATACATGGTAAAGGTCTCAAATTCACATGGATTCCAGGAAACTGACTCATCCCATTCAAGATGCCACTCATGCTCAACAGGACACTCTCCTGTTAGTTCTCCTGTTGCATTAAAATGCAGGCCTGCTAAGTTGACCAATTTCGTGAATAAGAATGAGGTACTGGACCTGTATATTGATGGTGAGCAAGAAGTTGCCAGACTAAATGAGAAGCAGAACCAGAAATTCCCCGTCAGATGTACAGCTCCTTATTTGGGACAGGAACGGCCACCACGGCCACCTTCCACAGCACCATCTtcaccaaaagtgtgcaaagagATCATTGAGAACCCCTCTAACATTGATACCGATGACATCTGGCATTCCTATCTTGCTTATGAGGGAACAAAGGGTGCCTTCAAGGTTTCATCTGTGTGTCATGAAGGTGGACATGATGCAAGATGTCTTGAAGCATCTTCTGAGTATCTTTCATATTTTGAAGAGTGCAGATCACAGAGTATGACTACTGTGGATGACATCTATGAGGACTATGAGGACTTGCAAGATGTAcgacctccatctccattcttcTACAGCACTTCAGCGGATCCTATTTCCAGTGCTACCTCAAGATACTTCACTGCAGACATTCATTGTCATGATCAGTGTCATGGTGTTCATGATTTCAACTTGGAACAGGACACTGATGAAAAGTTGCTTCAAAGAGCTAAAGAAGTTGATGCATGCCTTATGGTTCCCCTTGTAGAAAACAGTAAGCTTAATGCGCTCAGGGATAAGAGGTCAAATTCAACTGAAATCTGGCAATTCATTGAGGGTCTGATTGAAGATAGAAAAAAATTGGCAGCTGAAGTATCTTCACAGATTAAGGCACGTCTTACAGAAAGATTTGCAGCCAAAGAACAATATAAGAGATCCAAGTTAGAATTAGAAACCAGAACTAGAAGGCTGGAGAAGGAGAAGATCGATCTACAAAGTAACTTGGAAAGGGAATTGGATAGAAGGTCAAATGATTGTTCAGTCAAACTGGAGAGATTTCAATCTGAAGAACAAAGACTACAGGAAAGGGTAAGAGAGCTTGCAGAGCAGAATGTGTCATTTCAGAGAGAAATTACTTTGCTTGAATCATACAAAGTTGATACCACTAGTAGGATTAAAAGTCTAGAGCTGCAAAACAAGCATCTGAACAATGAGTTGCAGGGAGTAAAAGATGACCGTGACAATCTTCATAGCTCATCCGTAGAATTGCAAGATAACCTTAATATAGCTATAGAGGAAAGGGACATGATCCGAGAATCTTTGAAAGACAAAGAGGAGGACAAAAAGGTGTTACACAAAATAATTGCAAGATTACAAAGGACGTCTAATGAACAGGAGAACACAATTACTAGCCTAAGAAAAGGATTTGGCGCTGAAATAGAAAAGAGAGATGGTGGAAATAGTGATATAATAAACAGGATGCAGATGGAACTTCTCAGACTTACTGGAGTTGAGCAAAATCTGAGAAAAGAAATTCAATCCTGTACCATTGAGATGGAGTCTCTTAGGCAAGAGAATGTAGCGATTTTCAATCGTCTACAAAGGAGTGAGGATGGAGCGAATTTTTCCACAGTTCGTCTTGACCAGGAGCTTCAGGCTAGAGTGGAGAGTTTGCAGACACAAGGTTTATCATTACTTGACGATTCTAGCCAACTTTGTGGCAAGTTGTTGGAATTGATCAAATCAAAGAAGAGTGAGAACAGCAGTGATGTTGATGCATTAGTAGCCATCGAGTACACTCTGAAGTACCAAAGCATGATAGGAGGAATTGAGAATGTAAAACAGAGTCTGCGTATGATCAAATCTCTGTTGACTGAGAAGCAAAACGAAGAAGAGATTGAACAGAGAGCTGAAGGTTATCTTTCAGGACAAGAGAAGTTATCCAGGGTATGACCTATCTTTTGGTTTCTTATGTTTAGGAATAACTTAACTCTTTAAATGTTGTTAGTAGTATTATGAGTTCCATTTTTATAACATGACAGACAAGTTCTTGTAACTCATTGTAAAATAAATCTAGTGTAGTATCTGTTTTGTAGAATATGAAAATACATTTTCTTAGCATAGAAGTTGCTGGAATAATATAGTAGCTTAGGTAATTCAAGCCAAAAGCCAGCATCAGAAGCTAAACCAATCCACattttttgtatttttcttttGTGCAGGATGACATTGAAATTAAGCTGAGAGAAGAAGCTATGATCAGTAGGGTTCTAAAGGAGAAACTTCTGTCCAAGGAATTAGACATTGAACAATTGCAGTCAGATCTAGCAGCTTCAGTCAGGGTCCAAGAGGTACTGCAAAGCGAGATCCACAGAGTTCAAGATGAACTGCGTTGCCTCACACACAAGTACAAGCATTTGGAAGTTCAGGTGacccgaaaaccctgatttctgAAAAGCTATTCTTCATATTTTCCCTTGTCAAGTTGATTTTAGTTTGTCTTACTTCCTAAAATCTGTTGTTTCTATCTTGATGCATTATCCTTCTAAAGGTGAATCATTAGATGTTGCCAGCTATATTTTTCTACTTGTTTCTGATGATATTACACCTGCACATGACTCCATTGTCATCTTTGGTTTCAACTTTGCAATTTGCAGGGTTTGAAGAAAGACGAGATAATTAACCAGGTTGAGCAGGATTACCAGGAATCTGCAAAGGAACTGACTGCTCTTCGCTGCACGCTCAAAACAGTAAGCGATGAAAGGGATGTCTCATGGCAGGAATCTAAGCAGATGAGAAGAACTGTCAGTGGCTTGCAAAATGAAGTTGCTTCGTTAAAGCAGAAGATTAGAGCACTTGATGAAGATTTACAGCTTAAGGAGAGTGAGATACTGCTTCGAGAGGGTGAGATTTCAATATTGCGTGACGGTAGTGACAAGCCATTTGACATCATCTGCAGCCCTCGATCGATGAGGCAGTTCGGCATGGAGTAAATCTGCATATAACAAATAGCAGAACTCGGCCTCATCATGGAGTAAATCTGCATATAACAAATAGCTGAACTCGAATCTGAAATAGACGATGTTTTCCCCTTTGTGAACAACAATAGTAGCTTGTATGGCtctttagagcaactccaagagactttATATCCTTTCTAATTTATAGGAATCAATATTTTGGTGAAAAATACTCTCCAACGATCTATTGGATTGGATATCTAAATATAGATATTCTCTATTATGAATTTCTCGCTTGTCAAAGATAAAAAACGAGGATGAATTTCTACTGTACGCACGAGATATAGAAAAGTTGATGTAAGATACAAAGAAAATGACTTTTACTCCAATGGTGATTTAGAAAGGCTCTTGGACACCAAATTATTATTCAGCGCGCGTGCGCTACGGGCGCTAGCGACGTGCACTTCCTATTTCTGGCTTTTGTTTCCCTTTCCGTCAGGCACCTTTCGTTTCTCTTGCTTCCCTTTCCCTTTCCATCATTgcgggatatttaactttttaccattattatCAATGACGACTCTTGAGATAACATCTTTAGGTTTGGCGCTACGTTTTTAGCATCGGAGAGAGAAAAACGATATACATTTGCCACTTTTGCTCGCGTGGCACGTCAGGTCCGCTGTCCAGCTCGGATCCGAGTCAGCAGGCCGATATAAAATGACCGTCCTACCCCTGGCGTATGTATTACCCCACGGCCCACTCCACTCTCTCCCATCCACTCCCCTTTCTCCTTTCTCTGCTCCGCGCGCGACGCCCGCCAGCCGCCGCCACGCACAACGCCGCCCTCACCGCGAGACATGTCCCCGTGTAGACACCACCGGCGCCGGCCATGTGCGCATAATCTGGCTCCCCACCTGCGCACGCACGAAGAGCTCCGGGAATCGGCCGATTGCAAATGGGCCCTTGTCCATCGGGAACAAATCCTGCCCTTCAATGATGGAGACACGAAGATACCAGAGCTTGGGCGCGACGTACACCTGGGACCTGATGGAGCCAAGCGCCCCGTTGCCGTGGACGCCGGCGGCCTTGGAGTGCCAGGCCTCCACGAAGGACTCGTCGGCCTGGGTGCCGAACTAGACAGCGAGCATCACCTCCGCGCCGCCGCGCTGTCCCTTGCGGTCCTCCATGCTGTACCATTGCGGGACGAGCATACTGtcgggcggcgcgcggcgcggcacCTCGGAGGGGTCGAACCAGACGCGGCCGACGTGGTCGTCGTTGCCGCGCGGGCGCACAAACACCTCCACGAACGACGCCTGGATAGTCTCCCTGGAGAAGGCGCACACCTGGTCCCAGTTGTGCGAAGGGACGGCCGGTGTCATGCCGCGGTAGTTGCCGAGCTTGACCTCCGCAACGGCCTCGGCCATCATGGGCACGCCGCGCACGCGCACCACGCGCACGTAGAGGTACTCCACCTGCTCCACCAGGTCGTAGGTCGCGCTCGCCTTGTCGGCGACGCCGCCGCTGCCGAGGCGGGGCTGCGTCTCCTTCAGCGAGAAGTCCCCGGGGCCAGAGAACATGGGCGGAACCAGGTACGGGTCCGCGTGCATCGTCACCGGCTTCATGGCCATCGGGACCGGCAGTTGCGGCATGATATCCATGGGTAGCTCCGGCTGCGGAGGCGGCGGCTGCACGGACACCACAGGAtcgtgctggtgctgctgctgtggctgcggcggcgggtgcgggtgcggctgCTTCTTGGGCCCAGTCACCGTCGGCGCCGCCACCACCTCCGGCCCAACCACCACCGCCTTTGTCGGTTTCTCCTACTTGGACTTGACGGCGACGTCGCCGGAGTTGACGTGGTAAATGTTGAGGGTGATCTCGCCGCGGATGTGGGAGAAGAGGTTGTGCTTCTCGAGGGCAGCGttgtgcgcggcggcggcggcggctggcgggCGTCGCGCGCGGAGCAGAGAAAGGAGAAAGGGGAGCGGATGGGAGAGAGTGGAGTGGGCCGCGGGTAATACAGACGCTAGGGCGGGGCGGTTATTTTACATCGGCCTACTGACTTGACTCGGATCCGAGAAGCACAGCGGACCTGCCGGTAAAAATAGCAAATGTGTTAGCGTAGCGCCAAATGTAAAGCTGCAGGTCGTCATTGATAATAAtgataaaaagttaaatatcccgaTCATTCCCAGGATACGCCGCCGCTCGAGACACCTCCACCCGTATCCCGGCACCTGCGCTACACCATCTGCCTTCGCGGCCCCTCCCCGACCACCGCCGGTGCACTCCGCCGACACTCGACGCTCCGCGTCGGCGTCGGAttggttagggtttggggtttcggCAGCTGCGCCAAATCCCGCTGCCGCTGCTCGCTCGGTCGCTTGAGTCTAGTCACGCTCGTGGTCAGGGCGTCAAGCGGCCTACGACGACGCTCTCCTCTCCACTCGAATGCGCCGCGGCGGCGGATCCCCCTCGGCCCCTCCTGTACGCTCCACCACTCCGCTCCTGGCCTCCGTACGTCGGCGGGCGGCAGCCAGGCCAGCAGCCAGCCGGTGGGCGGCTGCCGGCTGCGGCCTGCCCCTAGGGCCTAGGGGGTGCCCCTTGCCGCCCTGCCGCTGGCAGTTGGCGCCGCCGCGCCGGCTTGGGCAGCTGCCACGTTTTCGTCACAGGGCCTCTGTCGATCTCCAGCAAGCATGCCAACTGACCAATTCTATCCCTTCGATTCAGGTACCTAGACAGCTCGTTTTCAAATCCTATTGCTCGTGGTCACCACCATTGATGGGTACTAACTAGCTTCTTCTATGTGTGTAGAAATTACAGCTTGTACTGGGGCTGTAGATCTGCGGGTGGATAGAACATCCTTTTCTGCAGGTATGAATTGTCTAATTACTTCATCAAACATCCTTAATGTAGAAATGTATTCTTTTATTCTGCTGGTTTCATGCATAACTGAATTATTAAAATTACAGATTGCATCAAACTTCTCTATACAGATTTTACAGACTCTTTTTACTTTTTAGTTGATCGGCTCCAATTTCTCTTGTTCTATAAAGAAGCTTCATCTGAATTATTTATCTCTCTTTCATTTTTTACCAAGGTGCAAAAGTTTTATATGTACTCCCTCTCATAAAACTTGATGTTATAGGATTCACAAAATATCTGAGAAAACTTGATGATTTAGCTTTTTCAACAATAGATTAGGCCGATATCAGTTTGAGATTGCGG
It encodes:
- the LOC136545612 gene encoding uncharacterized protein yields the protein MRRFFQFRSFTSSADNGKAARANDTMNENKVDEAGTSGVHRSPGARSFRSRSRHGASRNEESSHPQLRRSFSLTSSAMNHSLDEQLMSYSHDILCSKSNDSDAPGHFGKVESYTCSPGRHHSRRKYMVKVSNSHGFQETDSSHSRCHSCSTGHSPVSSPVALKCRPAKLTNFVNKNEVLDLYIDGEQEVARLNEKQNQKFPVRCTAPYLGQERPPRPPSTAPSSPKVCKEIIENPSNIDTDDIWHSYLAYEGTKGAFKVSSVCHEGGHDARCLEASSEYLSYFEECRSQSMTTVDDIYEDYEDLQDVRPPSPFFYSTSADPISSATSRYFTADIHCHDQCHGVHDFNLEQDTDEKLLQRAKEVDACLMVPLVENSKLNALRDKRSNSTEIWQFIEGLIEDRKKLAAEVSSQIKARLTERFAAKEQYKRSKLELETRTRRLEKEKIDLQSNLERELDRRSNDCSVKLERFQSEEQRLQERVRELAEQNVSFQREITLLESYKVDTTSRIKSLELQNKHLNNELQGVKDDRDNLHSSSVELQDNLNIAIEERDMIRESLKDKEEDKKVLHKIIARLQRTSNEQENTITSLRKGFGAEIEKRDGGNSDIINRMQMELLRLTGVEQNLRKEIQSCTIEMESLRQENVAIFNRLQRSEDGANFSTVRLDQELQARVESLQTQGLSLLDDSSQLCGKLLELIKSKKSENSSDVDALVAIEYTLKYQSMIGGIENVKQSLRMIKSLLTEKQNEEEIEQRAEGYLSGQEKLSRDDIEIKLREEAMISRVLKEKLLSKELDIEQLQSDLAASVRVQEVLQSEIHRVQDELRCLTHKYKHLEVQGLKKDEIINQVEQDYQESAKELTALRCTLKTVSDERDVSWQESKQMRRTVSGLQNEVASLKQKIRALDEDLQLKESEILLREGEISILRDGSDKPFDIICSPRSMRQFGME